The genome window CTTGGTTTTTTTCGGTCAGCACCAAGTTTTTTTTCTTCTGTAATGAAAATGAAATATAAACATACAATAATTTACACGCTTAGGGAAACAAGTGCGTTTCCATCTATATGGCTGAATTAGTGAGTGTTAGAAGCTAAACATAGCTAGAACTCCAGTCGCCTACGTTATGACTCATATTTATCATTCAAGTTGATAGATTTTCCTTTCAGGTAAATCCTGCCAATAACTGATTGTATGGTACGTCATGTCTATGTAGAACGTGATAATATAATTGCTGTCTGGACTAAACATGAAATTGGAATTTAAAACTAAATCTGACACACTTGCTGCCCTTTATCGTAATCTTAAATTTGCAAATATTTTGCCTAGTTATTCTTTCACCGTTCATGAATGGATATCTAACCGACATAAAGTAGTTGAACATGTACTTGAAGATGATAGCCTCACCTCTGATATTATTGTTCGTTCAAGTTGCACTCTCGAAGACGCTTGTTCCGGAAGCAGTGCTGGTGCTTTTCATTCAGCAAGAAGTTTACGCAAAGAGAATTCAATAACGAAGACGGTTAATGCCGTAATTGATTCTTATGGCCGAATTGATGCGTCTGATAAGGTTCTTGTTCAACCTTTTCTGAAAGGGACTAAAATGAGTGGGGTTGCGTTTAATCGCGATCCTCGAACTGGTTCACATTATGATGTCATAAATTATACTTTTAATGATGACACGTCTCTGGTGACATCTGGACGTGGAACCGATTTGCGGACATATATTTCATCGTGTAATTCTGAGGTTGAGCATGGTGAATTAAAAGGTGTCATTCTTCTCCTCCGAGAATTGGAATCCATTTATGGCGATCGGCCTCTTGATATAGAGTTTGCTGTCGATTCCGATCATCAGTTGATTTTATTACAAGTCAGACCATTTGTGGGCGTTCCTATTGCCAATGTGGAGGTTTGCAGACATCAGCAGCTTTTGCGTGAAATACAGGATGCGACTTCGGAGTTCCTGGCTCCAGATTCGCGCCTCTCTGGACAGAAAGGGTTGTTGGGGATTATGCCAGACTGGAATCCTGCCGAGATTCTTGGTGTCCGGCCCCGTCGATTGGCGTTATCTCTATATCGATTTCTTATAACGGATACCGTGTGGGCAACTGAGAGAAGGAAATACGGTTACAGGGATACACGATATATTCCATTGATTGTGAGTTTACACGGTATTCCGTATGTGGATGTTCGTGCGAGTTTCAATTCACTCGTGCCTGCGGATTTGCCTCAATCTATTTGTGATCGCTTTGTCTCATCTTGTTTACAAAGGCTTATTGATAATCCTCAATTGCATGACAAGGTAGAATTTGAGGTTATTCCTACGTGTTATACTTTTGATATTGATGCCAAACTCGACAAACTCTCGGATATTAATTCAGAAGATAAATTATCTATCAAACGTTCGCTGTTGAACCTTACGCAAAGCTATTTTTCGGGTAATGGTCGCAAAAGGATTGCATCCGATCAGGCGAAGCTCAACAAACTTGTTCAACTTCAGAGAGCGGGCGAGCAATCCAGCATTTCTGATGTAGCACGGATCTATCAAACATTGGTTGAATGTAGAAAATATGGGACGGCTCCCTTTGCTGGATTAGCTCGTGCTGCATTCATTGGTATGGATATTCTAAGGTCGGCCGTGAATCAGGGCATTATTTCCGAACAGACATATTCCCATTTTTTGGCTTCACTCAGAGCCCCTGCTTCCAGGCTTCTTGAAGACATGCCTCGCCTTGAACGGGATGATTTTTTGAGAATTTACGGCCATTTGCGCCCTGGAACCTATGACATAAGGGTTCCCTCCTATTCTCAGGACCCTGATCGGTATCTCTCATTTGATATGCCATTTAATAAAAATCGTATTAATTGGCAGCTTGATCCAGAAGAGGAAAGAGCACTGGAATCCGCTCTAGCGAAAGAAGGGCTGATAATCAGCGCGTATTCTCTGATGGAGTTTATACAGCAGGCCGTTGTCGCGAGAGAAGAAGCCAAATTTATCTTTAGCCGATCGGTATCACGTGTGTTGGATATTATTCGTAATCTTGGGCTGAAACTTGGATTTAACGAGGATGCCCTTTCAAACTCTGACATCATGGATATCATTGAATCACGAACAAACAGCAGTGGTCTGAAGAGAACATTGGAAGCGTCTATTTGCCGAGGAAGAGAGCATGACATAGAGACACATTCACTTACGCTTCCTCCACTTATCACTGCTCAGGGAGATGTTTCAGCCTTTCATATTCCCACTGCTCGACCAAATTTCATAACGAGAAAGGTTGCGGAAGGTTGTATTAGGTCTGCCGACAGTGAGGATTTGAAAAATGCAATTGTCATGATTCCTAACGCCGATCCTGGTTTTGATTGGTTATTCGGGAAAGGTATCCTGGCTCTCATTACCGCCTATGGTGGCTCTAATTCACACATGGCTATCAGGGCTGCTGAACTTGAGGTTCCCGCGATTATTGGGGCGGGAGAGTCGCTGTTTAATTCATGGTTATCTGCCAGAAAACTTCGTATTGATTGTTCCGTCGAACGTGTGGAGGTCATCGAATGAAATTCGCAGCTATCACCATGCGTAGTGACATGATTATTAGTCGAAATGAGCGGCGGGATAGCCTAGATGTACGATGGTATCCATTCCTTAATGCGTTAGGTGCTCAGCCTATTATCGTACCG of Pectobacterium carotovorum contains these proteins:
- a CDS encoding PEP-utilizing enzyme, producing the protein MKLEFKTKSDTLAALYRNLKFANILPSYSFTVHEWISNRHKVVEHVLEDDSLTSDIIVRSSCTLEDACSGSSAGAFHSARSLRKENSITKTVNAVIDSYGRIDASDKVLVQPFLKGTKMSGVAFNRDPRTGSHYDVINYTFNDDTSLVTSGRGTDLRTYISSCNSEVEHGELKGVILLLRELESIYGDRPLDIEFAVDSDHQLILLQVRPFVGVPIANVEVCRHQQLLREIQDATSEFLAPDSRLSGQKGLLGIMPDWNPAEILGVRPRRLALSLYRFLITDTVWATERRKYGYRDTRYIPLIVSLHGIPYVDVRASFNSLVPADLPQSICDRFVSSCLQRLIDNPQLHDKVEFEVIPTCYTFDIDAKLDKLSDINSEDKLSIKRSLLNLTQSYFSGNGRKRIASDQAKLNKLVQLQRAGEQSSISDVARIYQTLVECRKYGTAPFAGLARAAFIGMDILRSAVNQGIISEQTYSHFLASLRAPASRLLEDMPRLERDDFLRIYGHLRPGTYDIRVPSYSQDPDRYLSFDMPFNKNRINWQLDPEEERALESALAKEGLIISAYSLMEFIQQAVVAREEAKFIFSRSVSRVLDIIRNLGLKLGFNEDALSNSDIMDIIESRTNSSGLKRTLEASICRGREHDIETHSLTLPPLITAQGDVSAFHIPTARPNFITRKVAEGCIRSADSEDLKNAIVMIPNADPGFDWLFGKGILALITAYGGSNSHMAIRAAELEVPAIIGAGESLFNSWLSARKLRIDCSVERVEVIE